One Nonomuraea angiospora DNA segment encodes these proteins:
- a CDS encoding superoxide dismutase, whose translation MTRSIRALGAILAALALAVTLGGSAGADSDRWAGELPASISLPDGFRPEGIATGAGPFAFISSMADGSIYRADLRTGRGAIISRGPGTPSLGMKLDSRGRLFVAGGTGGDARVVDSRTGRVLASYRLVTGPAFVNDVILTQNAAWFTDSTNPVLYKLPLRGGRLPAGAVRIPLTGDLQYGDGFNANGITPTPDGRGLIVVQSNTGGLFHVDPSGATRRVDLHGESLREGDGLLLRGRTLFAVQNRLNAVAVLRLNATGTEGRVVRRVSDPRFDVPATVAAFGSRLYLPNARFDTTPAPDTPYDAVAIPRP comes from the coding sequence GTGACGCGCTCGATCAGGGCCCTCGGCGCGATCCTCGCCGCGCTCGCGCTGGCCGTCACCCTGGGCGGCTCCGCCGGAGCGGACTCCGACCGGTGGGCAGGGGAACTTCCGGCCTCGATCTCGCTGCCCGACGGCTTCCGGCCCGAGGGCATCGCCACCGGCGCCGGACCCTTCGCCTTCATCAGCTCCATGGCCGACGGCTCCATCTACCGCGCCGACCTGCGCACCGGGCGCGGCGCGATCATCAGCCGCGGACCCGGCACGCCGTCGCTCGGCATGAAGCTCGACTCGCGGGGGCGGCTGTTCGTGGCGGGCGGCACGGGCGGTGACGCGCGGGTCGTCGACTCCCGCACCGGCCGGGTGCTGGCCTCCTACCGGCTGGTCACCGGCCCGGCGTTCGTCAACGACGTCATCCTCACCCAGAACGCCGCCTGGTTCACCGACTCCACCAACCCGGTGCTCTACAAGCTGCCGCTGCGCGGCGGACGGCTGCCCGCCGGCGCGGTGCGGATCCCGCTCACCGGGGACCTGCAGTACGGCGACGGCTTCAACGCCAACGGCATCACGCCCACTCCGGACGGCCGGGGCCTGATCGTCGTGCAGTCGAACACCGGCGGGCTGTTCCACGTCGACCCGTCCGGCGCGACCCGCCGGGTGGACCTGCACGGCGAGTCGCTGCGGGAAGGCGACGGCCTGTTGCTGCGCGGCCGGACGCTGTTCGCGGTGCAGAACCGGCTCAACGCCGTGGCCGTCCTGCGGTTGAACGCGACGGGGACCGAGGGCCGCGTCGTGCGGCGGGTGAGCGATCCCAGGTTCGACGTGCCGGCGACCGTGGCCGCCTTCGGGTCCCGGTTGTACCTCCCCAACGCCCGCTTCGACACGACGCCGGCCCCGGACACGCCGTACGACGCCGTCGCCATCCCCCGGCCCTGA
- a CDS encoding sensor histidine kinase translates to MRGLPLRIKLIASMLALLGFGMTFIGLVSVSVLHGYLIDRVDSQLGLLNARMHKKVVSDWRKDRETSERPIIIESDAIVLVKEPGGDFVPMLTDRDVDLKPKPVLSPSPGTEAYTTPAIKGDGEWRVLERVVQRQTLVVAVDLEEVDAITRRLVLIELLGGGGILLLLTVAGITIVRRSMRPLGQIERTAEAIAGGELGRRVPDADPRTEVGSLANSLNGMLAQIEAAFAARSASEAAARRSEDRMRQFVGDASHELRTPLTSIRGFAEYARQNPGADPAELMQRVEKAAGRMSLLVDDLLLLARVDQQRPLKMRPVDMLALAADAVQDARILAPDRIIKLDVVGGAALIVSGDEVRLRQVISNLVTNAIIHTEPGSPIIVRIGAGSETLFLEVVDNGPGLTPEQVEHVFERFYRADSARSRRRSGEDRGSGLGLAIVQALVQAHGGTVTLDSSPEAGSTFRVELPLALE, encoded by the coding sequence ATGCGCGGCCTGCCGCTCCGAATCAAGCTCATCGCGTCGATGCTGGCCCTGCTGGGGTTCGGCATGACCTTCATCGGCCTGGTGAGCGTCTCGGTGCTGCACGGCTACCTCATCGACCGGGTGGACAGCCAGCTCGGCCTGCTGAACGCCCGCATGCACAAGAAGGTCGTGAGCGACTGGCGCAAGGACAGGGAGACCTCCGAGCGGCCGATCATCATCGAGTCCGACGCGATCGTCCTGGTCAAGGAGCCGGGCGGCGATTTCGTGCCGATGCTCACCGACCGCGACGTGGACCTGAAGCCCAAGCCGGTGCTGTCGCCCTCGCCGGGCACGGAGGCGTACACGACGCCGGCGATCAAGGGGGACGGCGAGTGGCGGGTGCTGGAGCGCGTGGTCCAGCGGCAGACGCTCGTGGTCGCGGTGGACCTGGAGGAGGTCGACGCGATCACCAGGCGGCTCGTGCTCATCGAGCTGCTCGGCGGCGGCGGCATACTGCTCCTCCTCACCGTTGCCGGCATCACGATCGTACGGCGGAGCATGCGACCGCTCGGCCAGATCGAGCGCACGGCCGAGGCCATCGCGGGCGGTGAGCTGGGCCGCCGGGTGCCGGACGCCGACCCGCGTACCGAGGTCGGGAGCCTGGCCAACTCGCTGAACGGGATGCTCGCCCAGATCGAGGCCGCCTTCGCGGCGCGGTCGGCGTCGGAGGCGGCGGCCCGCCGCTCCGAGGACCGCATGCGGCAGTTCGTCGGCGACGCCTCCCACGAGCTGCGCACCCCGCTGACCTCCATCCGCGGCTTCGCCGAGTACGCCAGGCAGAACCCCGGCGCCGACCCCGCCGAGCTGATGCAGCGGGTGGAGAAGGCCGCGGGCCGGATGAGCCTGCTGGTGGACGACCTCCTTTTACTGGCCAGAGTGGACCAGCAGCGGCCGCTGAAGATGCGCCCGGTGGACATGCTGGCGCTGGCCGCCGACGCCGTGCAGGACGCCAGGATCCTCGCGCCCGACCGGATCATCAAGCTGGACGTGGTCGGCGGCGCGGCCCTGATCGTCTCCGGCGACGAGGTACGCCTGCGCCAGGTCATCAGCAACCTCGTCACCAACGCGATCATCCACACCGAGCCCGGCTCGCCGATCATCGTGCGCATCGGGGCGGGCTCGGAGACGCTGTTCCTCGAGGTCGTCGACAACGGCCCCGGACTCACGCCCGAGCAGGTCGAGCACGTCTTCGAACGCTTCTACCGGGCCGACTCCGCACGATCGCGCCGCCGTTCCGGCGAGGACCGGGGCAGCGGGCTCGGCCTGGCCATCGTGCAGGCGCTCGTCCAGGCCCACGGCGGCACGGTCACGCTGGACAGCTCCCCGGAGGCCGGCTCCACCTTCCGGGTGGAACTCCCACTCGCCTTGGAGTGA
- the lhgO gene encoding L-2-hydroxyglutarate oxidase, which yields MTEKIGVVGAGIVGLAVARELARTRGAEVTVLEKEPHVGGHQTGHNSGVVHAGIYYQPGSLKARLCREGVALLKEYCAANALPYDEVGKLVVASTRAERPLLSALAERARANGVPGIAELDGLALREIEPHAVGVGAIHSPHTAICDFPAVARRLALDVEGMGGSVRLSHPVRAIRERSGGVDVLAARRKFTFDRLVVCGGLGTDTVAGMAGHPGDVRIVPFRGEFYALQGAAKDLVRGLIYPVPDPRYPFLGVHLTRQIDGGVLVGPNAVLALAYEGYTWRNIRNFGQILGWPGTLRMARSHWRTGIKEVYGSLVKGAFVRGARRYVPELTAADLVRAPGGVRAQAVARDGRLVDDFVVDVHGNIVLVRNAPSPAATSSLAIARHIAGIVPALVR from the coding sequence GTGACGGAGAAGATCGGAGTCGTGGGGGCGGGCATAGTCGGCCTGGCCGTGGCGCGCGAGCTGGCCAGGACCCGGGGCGCCGAGGTGACCGTGCTGGAGAAGGAGCCGCACGTCGGCGGCCACCAGACCGGCCACAACAGCGGCGTCGTCCACGCGGGCATCTACTACCAGCCGGGCTCGCTCAAGGCCAGGCTGTGCCGCGAGGGCGTGGCGCTGCTCAAGGAGTACTGCGCCGCCAACGCGCTGCCGTACGACGAGGTCGGCAAGCTGGTCGTCGCGAGCACCCGGGCCGAGCGGCCGCTGCTGAGCGCGCTGGCCGAGCGGGCGCGCGCCAACGGCGTGCCCGGCATCGCCGAGCTCGACGGGCTGGCGCTGCGCGAGATCGAGCCGCACGCCGTCGGCGTCGGCGCGATCCACTCGCCGCACACCGCGATCTGCGACTTCCCCGCCGTCGCGCGCCGGCTCGCGCTCGACGTGGAGGGGATGGGCGGGTCCGTACGGCTCTCGCACCCTGTCAGGGCGATCAGGGAGCGCTCCGGGGGCGTGGACGTGCTCGCGGCCAGGCGGAAGTTCACCTTCGACCGGCTGGTGGTCTGCGGCGGCCTGGGCACCGACACGGTGGCCGGGATGGCGGGGCATCCGGGGGATGTGCGGATCGTCCCGTTCCGAGGGGAGTTCTACGCTCTCCAGGGCGCGGCCAAGGATCTCGTCCGCGGGCTGATCTATCCGGTGCCGGATCCGCGCTACCCGTTCCTGGGGGTGCATCTGACGCGCCAGATCGACGGCGGGGTGCTGGTGGGGCCGAACGCGGTGCTCGCCCTGGCCTACGAAGGCTACACCTGGCGAAATATCCGAAATTTCGGTCAAATCCTTGGCTGGCCGGGGACGTTGCGCATGGCCAGGAGCCACTGGCGTACGGGGATCAAGGAGGTCTACGGGTCCCTCGTCAAAGGCGCGTTCGTCAGGGGCGCCCGCCGCTACGTCCCCGAGCTCACCGCCGCCGACCTCGTACGGGCCCCCGGCGGCGTCCGCGCCCAGGCCGTCGCCAGGGACGGCCGCCTGGTCGACGACTTCGTGGTGGACGTGCACGGCAACATCGTCCTGGTGCGCAACGCGCCCTCGCCCGCCGCCACCTCCAGCCTGGCGATTGCCCGGCACATTGCCGGAATTGTCCCAGCACTCGTCCGATGA
- a CDS encoding SDR family oxidoreductase, which produces MSRTVLVTGATGTVSTALIDALKGADVDLRALVRDKSRADGLSERGAEVFVGDLDDARSLPPAFEGVRDVWLLTPNGPRAPENSMNAVWAARQAGVERVVRLSVVGAAHDAPNRSGRLHALADRELERQGMRWTILRPHWFMQNLLNEAGDIAATGTFSLNLASARIGMIDVRDIAECAARVLLDDPDRHHGETYTLTGPRSLTFDEVAGHLGLALGRPVTYLPVGDDAKRKTLLGYGVPAWIVDMLEEYAQAYARGWGDFTTGTVAALLGRPPRDIADFARDHAAAFTSTGGGR; this is translated from the coding sequence GTGTCGCGCACCGTACTGGTCACCGGGGCCACCGGAACCGTGTCCACCGCGCTGATCGACGCGCTGAAAGGAGCCGACGTCGACCTGCGCGCCCTCGTCCGCGACAAGTCCCGCGCGGACGGCCTGTCCGAGCGGGGAGCCGAGGTCTTCGTCGGCGATCTCGACGACGCGCGGTCGCTGCCGCCCGCCTTCGAGGGCGTGCGGGACGTGTGGCTGCTCACCCCGAACGGCCCGCGCGCCCCGGAGAACAGCATGAACGCCGTGTGGGCCGCCCGCCAGGCGGGTGTGGAGCGCGTCGTCCGCCTGTCCGTCGTCGGCGCGGCGCACGACGCGCCGAACCGCAGCGGCAGGCTGCACGCGCTGGCCGACCGGGAGCTCGAACGGCAGGGCATGCGCTGGACGATCCTGCGCCCGCACTGGTTCATGCAGAACCTGCTGAACGAGGCGGGCGACATCGCCGCCACCGGCACGTTCTCGCTGAACCTGGCCTCGGCGCGGATCGGCATGATCGACGTACGCGACATCGCCGAGTGCGCCGCCCGCGTGCTCCTCGACGACCCGGATCGCCACCACGGCGAGACGTACACGCTCACCGGCCCGCGCTCGCTGACGTTCGACGAGGTCGCCGGGCACCTGGGGCTCGCTCTCGGCAGGCCCGTCACCTACCTGCCGGTCGGCGACGACGCCAAGCGCAAGACGCTGCTCGGCTACGGCGTCCCGGCCTGGATCGTCGACATGCTGGAGGAGTACGCGCAGGCGTACGCCCGCGGCTGGGGCGACTTCACCACCGGCACGGTCGCCGCCCTGCTCGGCCGCCCTCCGCGCGACATCGCCGACTTCGCCCGCGACCACGCCGCGGCGTTCACCTCGACCGGAGGCGGCAGGTGA
- a CDS encoding MFS transporter, producing the protein MTSQTDARLSRGLLLLMSVATGLAVAGNYFAQPLLDLIGRELDVGPSQAALVVTAAQGGYALGLILLVPLGDLVERRRLAVSLYAATAVFLLVSATAPNGTVLLAGTALTGLTSVGAQVVVPFAATLADPAERGRVVGTVMTGLMLGLLLARTASGALSELGGWRTVYWVNAALMALMAVLLRTVLPRLGGDGGRLTYLGLLRSTVAMFRREPLLRWRAGIGALSLASFSVLWTALTFLLSGSPYDWTEPAIGLFGLVGVVGALTATVAGRLADRGHVQVVTGAGTVLLVASWLALAAGARSLIWLLAGVVVLDLAHQAVLNSSQNVLFALRPEARNRINSAFLTVFFAGGAVGSALASVVWVRAGWTGVFVLGAALSAGTVVLWVLERVTVKRPAGEPPKTAPRTPATAKGE; encoded by the coding sequence ATGACCTCTCAGACGGACGCCCGCCTGTCGCGCGGGCTGCTCCTGCTCATGTCAGTGGCGACCGGGCTGGCGGTCGCCGGCAACTACTTCGCGCAGCCGCTGCTTGACCTGATCGGCCGGGAGCTGGACGTCGGGCCGTCGCAGGCGGCGCTGGTGGTGACGGCCGCGCAGGGCGGGTACGCGCTGGGGCTGATCCTGCTGGTGCCGCTCGGCGATCTGGTGGAGCGGCGGCGACTGGCGGTGTCGCTCTACGCGGCGACCGCGGTGTTCCTGCTGGTGTCGGCCACCGCCCCCAACGGCACGGTGCTCCTGGCCGGCACCGCCCTGACCGGGCTGACCTCGGTCGGAGCGCAGGTCGTGGTGCCGTTCGCGGCGACTCTGGCGGACCCGGCCGAGCGCGGCCGGGTGGTCGGCACCGTGATGACCGGGCTGATGCTCGGCCTGCTGCTGGCACGCACCGCGTCCGGCGCCCTGTCGGAGCTGGGCGGGTGGCGGACGGTCTACTGGGTGAACGCGGCACTGATGGCGCTGATGGCCGTGCTGCTGCGTACGGTCCTGCCCCGGCTCGGCGGGGACGGCGGCCGCCTGACCTACCTCGGCCTGCTGCGCTCGACGGTGGCGATGTTCCGGCGCGAGCCGCTGCTGCGGTGGCGGGCCGGCATCGGCGCGTTGAGCCTCGCCTCGTTCAGCGTGCTGTGGACGGCGCTGACCTTCCTGCTGTCGGGGTCGCCGTACGACTGGACGGAGCCGGCCATCGGCCTCTTCGGGCTGGTCGGCGTCGTGGGCGCGCTGACCGCCACGGTGGCGGGGCGGCTGGCCGACCGCGGACACGTCCAGGTCGTGACCGGCGCCGGGACGGTGCTGCTGGTGGCGTCCTGGCTGGCGCTCGCGGCTGGGGCGCGGTCCCTGATCTGGCTGCTCGCCGGCGTGGTCGTGCTGGACCTGGCGCATCAGGCCGTGCTCAACAGCAGCCAGAACGTCCTCTTCGCGCTGCGGCCCGAGGCCCGCAACCGGATCAACTCGGCCTTCCTCACCGTCTTCTTCGCCGGGGGCGCGGTGGGATCCGCGCTGGCGTCCGTGGTCTGGGTGCGCGCGGGCTGGACCGGCGTGTTCGTCCTGGGCGCCGCCCTTTCGGCCGGGACCGTCGTGCTCTGGGTCCTGGAACGCGTCACCGTCAAGCGGCCGGCGGGCGAGCCCCCGAAGACCGCGCCCCGTACCCCCGCCACTGCCAAAGGAGAGTGA
- a CDS encoding ABC transporter encodes MDLLAALEALRRPLDRELFPLAVGEAARDRRALRELAGQLDDYLLPRLRALDAPLLAVVGGSTGAGKSTLVNSLVGADVTEPGVLRPTTLVPTLVVSPADHSWFMGQNVLPGLSRATGTGPGALRVVTSDALGAGLALLDAPDIDSVVVANRELAAQLLAAADLWLFVTTAARYADEVPWSFLRSARERSTALALVLDRVPQDAIEPVSRDLTRLLAENGLDGTLLFTVPEAPLPSEKARLPEESVRPISSWLTGLATDAAERSRVVRQTLSGALDSLATRVPALAVAVERQQAAFDTLRSVVAGAYAGGIADFDAGMRDGSLLRGEVLARWQDFIGTGDLMRSLESRVGWLRDRIVGFFTGQMPEGQLRDALESGVGALIRGAADGSAERALEGWSAAPGGSGLLERLGPMESARLGRAAPDVGKRAEATVRGWQEFVLDLVREEGRERRTAARVASFGVNGAGLLLMLGVFASTGGLTGIEVGIAGGTSLLSQKLLEAVFGDQAVRTLTVRARDDLRDRVRLLLEEESYRFTAQLEAMEPPRGTANALRAAAERIQAHRAELPATVAGGQDAGDTS; translated from the coding sequence ATGGATCTGCTGGCCGCGCTGGAGGCGCTGCGCCGGCCGCTGGATCGCGAGCTGTTCCCGCTGGCGGTCGGCGAGGCGGCACGAGACCGGCGTGCGCTGCGCGAGCTGGCCGGGCAGCTCGACGACTACCTGCTGCCCCGGCTGCGCGCGCTCGACGCGCCGCTGCTGGCCGTCGTCGGCGGGTCCACGGGGGCGGGCAAGTCCACGCTGGTCAACTCGCTGGTCGGGGCCGACGTGACCGAGCCGGGCGTGCTGCGGCCCACCACGCTCGTCCCCACGCTCGTGGTCAGCCCGGCCGACCACTCCTGGTTCATGGGCCAGAACGTGCTGCCCGGCCTGTCCCGCGCCACCGGCACCGGTCCGGGGGCGCTGCGGGTGGTCACCTCCGACGCGCTGGGCGCCGGCCTCGCGCTGCTCGACGCGCCCGACATCGACTCGGTGGTGGTGGCGAACCGGGAGCTCGCCGCCCAGCTGCTGGCCGCCGCCGATCTGTGGCTGTTCGTCACGACCGCCGCCCGTTACGCGGACGAGGTGCCGTGGAGCTTCCTGCGCTCCGCCCGCGAACGCAGCACCGCCCTGGCCCTCGTCCTCGACCGGGTGCCCCAGGACGCGATCGAGCCCGTCTCGCGCGACCTGACCCGCCTCCTCGCCGAGAACGGCCTCGACGGCACGCTGCTGTTCACCGTCCCCGAGGCGCCGCTGCCCTCGGAGAAGGCCAGGCTGCCGGAGGAGAGCGTGCGGCCCATCTCCTCCTGGCTCACGGGGCTGGCCACCGACGCGGCGGAGCGGTCCCGCGTCGTACGCCAGACGCTGTCGGGGGCGCTCGACAGCCTGGCCACCCGGGTGCCCGCGCTGGCCGTGGCCGTCGAACGCCAGCAGGCCGCCTTCGACACCCTGCGCTCCGTCGTGGCGGGTGCCTACGCGGGCGGCATCGCCGACTTCGACGCGGGCATGCGTGACGGGTCGCTGCTGCGGGGCGAGGTGCTGGCCCGCTGGCAGGACTTCATCGGCACCGGCGACCTCATGCGCTCCCTGGAGAGCCGGGTGGGGTGGCTGCGCGACAGGATCGTCGGCTTCTTCACCGGGCAGATGCCGGAGGGCCAGCTCAGGGACGCCCTGGAGAGCGGGGTGGGGGCGCTCATCAGGGGCGCCGCCGACGGGTCCGCCGAACGCGCCCTGGAAGGCTGGTCGGCCGCGCCCGGCGGGTCCGGCCTGCTGGAGCGGCTGGGCCCCATGGAGTCCGCCCGCCTCGGCCGCGCCGCCCCCGACGTGGGCAAGCGCGCGGAGGCGACGGTCCGGGGGTGGCAGGAGTTCGTTCTGGACCTCGTACGCGAGGAAGGGCGCGAACGGCGGACGGCCGCCCGCGTGGCCTCCTTCGGGGTGAACGGGGCGGGGCTGCTGCTCATGCTGGGCGTGTTCGCCTCCACGGGCGGGCTGACCGGGATCGAGGTGGGGATCGCGGGCGGCACGAGCCTGCTGTCGCAGAAGCTGCTGGAGGCCGTCTTCGGCGACCAGGCCGTGCGGACGCTGACCGTGCGGGCGCGCGACGACCTGCGGGATCGGGTGCGGCTGCTGCTGGAGGAGGAGTCGTACCGGTTCACGGCCCAGCTGGAGGCGATGGAGCCGCCCCGGGGGACGGCGAACGCGCTGCGCGCCGCAGCCGAACGCATCCAGGCCCACCGCGCGGAGCTCCCGGCGACGGTCGCGGGTGGACAGGACGCGGGGGACACGTCGTGA
- a CDS encoding response regulator transcription factor, which translates to MESRLLIVEDDPNILELLAASLRFAGFDVTTAKSGHDAVAAVQRHRPDLVVLDVMLPDLDGFEIVRRLRGGGLHTPVVFLTARDETEDKIRGLTIGGDDYVTKPFSLEEVVARIHAVLRRTNGDLPAAPPRLTFADIELDEESHEVWRGGNAVALSPTEFKLLRYFMTNAGRVLSKPQILDHVWDYDFRGEVGIVESYVSVLRRKIDNRSPRLIHTLRGVGYVLRLPPSP; encoded by the coding sequence ATGGAATCACGCCTGCTGATCGTCGAGGACGATCCCAACATCCTCGAGCTCCTGGCCGCGAGCCTGAGGTTCGCGGGTTTCGACGTGACCACCGCGAAGAGCGGCCACGACGCCGTCGCCGCCGTGCAACGGCACCGGCCCGACCTCGTCGTGCTCGACGTCATGCTGCCCGACCTGGACGGATTCGAGATCGTCCGGCGGCTGCGCGGCGGCGGGCTGCACACGCCCGTGGTGTTCCTGACCGCCCGTGACGAGACCGAGGACAAGATCCGCGGGCTCACGATCGGCGGCGACGACTACGTGACCAAGCCGTTCAGCCTGGAGGAGGTGGTCGCCAGGATCCACGCGGTCCTGCGCCGTACGAACGGCGACCTCCCGGCCGCCCCGCCGCGGCTGACGTTCGCCGACATCGAGCTGGACGAGGAGAGCCACGAGGTGTGGCGCGGCGGCAACGCGGTGGCGCTGTCGCCGACCGAGTTCAAGCTGCTGCGCTACTTCATGACGAACGCCGGCCGCGTCCTGTCCAAGCCGCAGATCCTCGACCACGTGTGGGACTACGACTTCAGGGGCGAGGTGGGCATCGTCGAGTCGTACGTGTCCGTGCTCCGCCGGAAGATCGACAACCGCAGCCCCCGGCTCATCCACACCCTGCGCGGTGTCGGATACGTCCTACGCCTGCCACCGAGCCCCTGA
- a CDS encoding response regulator transcription factor, protein MVVDDEPSIRDLLSASLRFSGFEVLTAADGQEAVEVADRASPDLVVLDVMLPDLDGFEVAKRIDAPVLFLTARGDTEDKIAGLRVGDDYVTKPFSLEEVQARIRAVLRRTRGEGAPASRLKVADLELDEDAREVWRGGRQVRLSPTEFKLLHYFMVNAGRVLSKAQILDHVWNYDFGGDAGVVESYVSYLRRKVDDVEPRLIHTLRSVGYVLREPPPG, encoded by the coding sequence ATGGTGGTGGACGACGAGCCCAGCATCAGGGACCTCCTGTCCGCCAGCCTGCGCTTCTCCGGGTTCGAGGTGCTGACCGCCGCCGACGGGCAGGAAGCCGTGGAGGTGGCCGACCGGGCCTCGCCCGACCTCGTGGTGCTCGACGTGATGTTGCCGGATCTCGACGGGTTCGAGGTGGCCAAGCGGATCGACGCGCCCGTGCTGTTCCTGACCGCCCGCGGCGACACCGAGGACAAGATCGCGGGCCTGCGGGTGGGCGACGACTACGTGACCAAGCCGTTCAGCCTCGAAGAGGTGCAGGCCCGGATCCGGGCGGTGCTGCGGCGCACGCGCGGGGAGGGCGCGCCGGCGAGCAGGCTCAAGGTGGCCGACCTGGAGCTGGACGAGGACGCCCGCGAGGTGTGGCGGGGCGGCCGGCAGGTGCGGTTGTCGCCGACGGAGTTCAAGCTGCTGCACTACTTCATGGTCAACGCGGGGCGGGTGCTGTCGAAGGCCCAGATCCTCGACCACGTCTGGAACTACGACTTCGGCGGTGACGCGGGCGTCGTCGAGTCGTACGTGTCCTACCTCAGGCGCAAGGTGGACGACGTCGAGCCGCGGCTCATCCACACCCTCCGCAGCGTCGGCTACGTGCTGCGCGAGCCGCCGCCCGGCTAG
- a CDS encoding PD40 domain-containing protein, with protein MTRFRDELHLIAAQAPEVDLAERAVRGARRRKAVTFGSGLASLVAAALTATVLVTTPGGATFSGQIADALPASGVDPAAYAYNDFCGMEWTPKKTPALDTECAQWRLVTSTGGSFRIADALSVYTRQVPERAMNTIAPVTISSDGKRVAYYSDKDQKFAVRDLTDGRIRLAPQTVTQGAAAKNGTVPVLSPDGRFLGLAGRRSSVVDMETGQVTEIPEGWSVRRLGNGGSPVVVGDGKDRLGLFGDGKVTPLNQTSKEVSELSADGRTLAYLDGQELKDDTVTHDFDAIVTLDVTTGKVLSRATFTDTPEGFGHPRIGGWHSPTEVVLSDVLRDTSWGGKKDGMPTLGRATYTIDVDTGRIRKLDEYTYKARSGDLVLPGF; from the coding sequence ATGACCCGGTTCCGTGACGAGCTCCACCTGATCGCCGCCCAGGCGCCCGAGGTCGACCTGGCCGAGCGGGCGGTGCGAGGGGCGCGCAGGCGGAAGGCGGTGACGTTCGGCTCGGGGCTGGCGTCGCTGGTCGCGGCCGCGCTCACGGCCACCGTCCTGGTCACCACCCCGGGCGGCGCCACGTTCAGCGGCCAGATCGCGGACGCGCTGCCCGCCTCCGGCGTGGACCCGGCCGCGTACGCGTACAACGACTTCTGCGGCATGGAGTGGACCCCGAAGAAGACCCCGGCCCTCGACACGGAATGCGCCCAGTGGCGGTTGGTGACCAGCACCGGCGGGAGCTTCCGGATCGCTGACGCGCTCAGCGTGTACACCAGGCAGGTTCCCGAGAGGGCCATGAACACCATCGCCCCCGTGACGATCTCGTCGGACGGGAAGCGGGTCGCGTACTACAGCGACAAGGACCAGAAGTTCGCGGTCCGGGACCTGACCGACGGCCGGATCCGGCTCGCCCCGCAGACCGTCACGCAGGGGGCGGCGGCGAAGAACGGGACGGTGCCGGTGCTCTCCCCCGACGGGCGCTTCCTCGGCCTGGCGGGCCGGAGGAGCTCCGTGGTGGACATGGAGACGGGCCAGGTGACCGAGATCCCCGAGGGGTGGAGCGTGCGGCGGCTCGGCAACGGTGGGAGCCCGGTCGTGGTCGGCGACGGCAAGGACCGGCTGGGGCTGTTCGGCGACGGGAAGGTGACGCCGTTGAACCAGACTTCGAAGGAGGTCAGCGAGCTGTCCGCGGACGGGCGCACGCTGGCCTACCTCGACGGCCAGGAGCTCAAGGACGACACCGTGACCCACGACTTCGACGCGATCGTCACTCTCGACGTCACCACCGGCAAGGTCCTGTCCAGGGCCACGTTCACCGACACCCCGGAGGGCTTCGGTCACCCGCGGATCGGCGGCTGGCACAGCCCCACGGAGGTGGTGCTCAGCGACGTGCTGCGCGACACGTCCTGGGGGGGCAAGAAGGACGGCATGCCCACGCTGGGCAGGGCCACGTACACGATCGACGTCGACACCGGCCGGATCCGCAAGCTCGACGAGTACACGTACAAGGCCCGGTCGGGCGACCTCGTCCTGCCGGGGTTCTAG
- a CDS encoding SigE family RNA polymerase sigma factor has translation MDPYEGFREFVRGRQHVLMRTAYLLTGDGPQAEDLLQTVLMRTARHWRKLMKDGNPEAYVRRALVNEHISWRRRRRAKETLTAYPPEIERGGGPEDESLHRMALQRALLRLTPRQRAVLVLRYYEDRSIDETADLLGCSPGTVKSQTSHALGRLRTLAPELADLLHDVDPEEVYR, from the coding sequence ATGGACCCATATGAGGGCTTTAGAGAGTTTGTCCGCGGGCGCCAGCACGTGCTGATGCGTACCGCGTACCTGCTCACCGGCGACGGCCCACAGGCCGAGGACCTGCTGCAGACCGTCCTGATGCGTACGGCCAGGCACTGGCGGAAGCTGATGAAGGACGGCAATCCGGAGGCGTACGTCCGCAGGGCGCTCGTCAACGAGCACATCTCCTGGCGGCGGCGCAGGCGCGCCAAGGAGACGCTCACCGCGTACCCGCCGGAGATCGAGCGCGGGGGCGGCCCCGAGGACGAGAGCCTGCACCGCATGGCGCTGCAGCGGGCCCTCCTGCGCCTGACGCCCCGGCAGCGGGCCGTGCTGGTCCTGCGGTACTACGAGGACCGCAGCATCGACGAGACCGCCGACCTGCTCGGCTGCTCGCCCGGCACGGTCAAGAGCCAGACCAGCCACGCGCTCGGCCGCTTACGCACGCTCGCCCCCGAGCTGGCCGATCTGCTCCACGACGTCGATCCCGAGGAGGTCTACCGATGA